From Paenibacillus polymyxa, the proteins below share one genomic window:
- a CDS encoding copper amine oxidase N-terminal domain-containing protein: MSMKKWMLSLTAVTLLWGAASTITTTEAASSTKPIEVLLNAKKIQFPDAKPFQDGNDYVMVPIRFVSEALGAKVGWEKTGGQLAVSIKNDAHAVNMTVGQNTATVDGQTKTYETKIILKQNRTFVPLRLVSEGLGQTVEWDKVSRWVWIGKKEIAALEDTGHQAVSIEPYKKAFTSNPYLLKKVDGGTYNKVMFFKQSTLPIKLLRDVYSIEPYINAKGTPYLKVRVKTHSLSGSIFFITKYGDTRHRYAVDQLTIDNGDGTKMQYFPIYSSADEVFQGIKNYKSFKLQDIQFIGLPLLANDYIPLMVNPWKGN; the protein is encoded by the coding sequence ATGAGTATGAAAAAATGGATGCTGAGTTTGACCGCAGTCACGTTGCTATGGGGCGCGGCAAGTACGATTACAACGACGGAGGCGGCAAGTAGCACCAAGCCAATTGAAGTCTTACTAAATGCGAAAAAAATACAGTTCCCAGATGCCAAACCTTTTCAGGATGGTAATGATTATGTCATGGTTCCAATCCGGTTTGTATCCGAGGCATTGGGCGCTAAGGTGGGCTGGGAGAAAACAGGCGGCCAATTAGCCGTGTCGATTAAGAATGATGCACATGCCGTTAACATGACAGTGGGACAAAACACCGCTACTGTCGATGGGCAGACCAAAACATACGAGACGAAAATTATTTTGAAGCAAAACCGCACTTTCGTGCCGCTACGGTTAGTAAGTGAGGGTTTGGGACAGACGGTGGAGTGGGATAAGGTCAGCCGCTGGGTCTGGATTGGGAAGAAGGAAATCGCCGCATTAGAGGATACAGGGCATCAGGCGGTGAGTATTGAGCCGTATAAAAAGGCGTTTACGTCTAACCCATATCTTCTTAAGAAAGTTGATGGTGGAACCTATAATAAAGTTATGTTTTTTAAACAGTCAACTTTACCCATTAAGTTGCTCAGAGACGTTTATTCAATTGAGCCGTACATCAATGCAAAAGGAACACCATACTTGAAAGTGAGAGTAAAAACCCACTCTCTGTCTGGAAGTATTTTCTTTATTACTAAATATGGTGATACCAGACATCGATATGCTGTTGATCAATTGACGATTGACAACGGTGACGGAACCAAGATGCAATATTTTCCGATTTACTCATCTGCAGATGAAGTATTTCAAGGTATAAAAAATTATAAATCCTTTAAATTACAAGATATTCAGTTTATTGGTCTACCTTTATTAGCAAATGATTATATTCCGCTAATGGTCAATCCGTGGAAGGGAAATTAA
- a CDS encoding DUF4179 domain-containing protein: MDKHLTPPYEREMDPLENWIHESVMPRGSMSDQIMKQIENRAIQRKTTKPKFAKRAVLAASVVGILGAGVVGAGFVSPTMAATLKQIPGIGSIFYGLSSDEIQTAVDKGILSHPNESVTHDGITLTLSDVLYDGTRLSFSIERKGENLPEGSISPYVPMDAKTENSDGEWVKAHKVPEKNQLKGYFKHPEVQINGKKVDSQQFIYGDDPHKKNSVVGEFMQLGSLPDEFELTVKTSMTGVNEPYEFKVPVKIDNTMIVVQPNETKTSNNFSYTVKELKSTSTTTRLVLDSTGEVPASQEQTGEYAPTMMYYDIADDQGNILEQRKFGYFHSKPKTKYHVDELYDALKPNTKYVTIKPFTLTVKPTDWSIVGQVNDKVGNEVKKGDKTYIKELEMKIPVPAQ, translated from the coding sequence ATGGACAAACATCTAACACCACCTTATGAGCGTGAAATGGACCCGTTGGAAAATTGGATCCATGAATCTGTCATGCCCAGAGGCAGTATGAGTGATCAAATTATGAAGCAGATTGAAAATAGAGCCATACAAAGAAAGACGACGAAACCAAAGTTTGCAAAACGGGCTGTCCTGGCGGCATCCGTAGTTGGCATATTAGGGGCAGGAGTGGTAGGCGCCGGGTTTGTATCACCCACGATGGCGGCCACACTCAAGCAAATTCCTGGAATTGGAAGTATTTTTTATGGATTGAGCTCGGATGAAATTCAGACTGCTGTAGATAAGGGCATTCTCAGTCATCCTAATGAAAGTGTGACGCATGACGGAATTACACTCACATTAAGCGATGTTCTGTATGACGGTACACGCCTGTCCTTCTCCATTGAGCGTAAAGGTGAGAATTTGCCGGAAGGCTCTATAAGCCCTTATGTACCTATGGATGCCAAAACTGAAAATAGCGATGGCGAATGGGTAAAGGCACATAAAGTGCCTGAGAAGAATCAGCTTAAGGGCTACTTTAAGCATCCCGAAGTACAGATTAATGGAAAAAAGGTTGACTCTCAACAATTTATATACGGTGATGATCCGCACAAAAAAAATTCTGTCGTTGGGGAATTCATGCAGTTAGGATCTTTGCCGGACGAGTTTGAGTTGACGGTTAAAACTTCGATGACAGGTGTCAACGAGCCCTATGAATTCAAAGTTCCGGTGAAAATCGACAACACCATGATTGTGGTCCAACCGAATGAGACGAAGACCAGCAATAACTTCAGCTATACCGTGAAGGAGCTGAAATCCACCTCAACAACGACTCGTCTAGTGCTGGACAGTACAGGTGAAGTGCCTGCTTCTCAGGAGCAGACGGGAGAGTATGCGCCAACGATGATGTATTACGATATTGCAGATGATCAGGGCAACATTCTAGAGCAGCGCAAATTCGGTTATTTCCACAGCAAGCCTAAGACAAAATATCATGTGGATGAGCTGTACGATGCTCTCAAGCCGAATACGAAATACGTAACGATTAAGCCGTTCACTTTGACCGTCAAGCCTACCGACTGGAGCATTGTGGGACAAGTGAATGACAAGGTTGGCAACGAAGTGAAGAAAGGCGACAAAACGTATATCAAAGAACTGGAAATGAAAATCCCTGTGCCAGCCCAATAA
- a CDS encoding alpha-glucosidase/alpha-galactosidase, producing the protein MSKITFLGAGSTVFAKNVLGDCMLTPALQGFELALFDIDPVRLKDSENILSNLKKTTGSTCVIRSYTDRKEALRGAAYVVNAIQVGGYDPCTITDFEIPKKYGLRQTIADTVGIGGIFRNLRTIPVMLDFAADVREVCPEALFLNYTNPMAVLTNVMNVHGGVRTVGLCHSVQACIPELFKSLGLEQAGVKAKIAGINHMAWLLEVSKDGVDLYPEIKKRAAAKQQEKHHDMVRFEMMLKFGYYITESSEHNAEYHPYFIKRTYPELIERFNIPLDEYPRRCVSQIERWETMREELLGNQDLRHERSNEYASYIFEAIETNQPFAIGGNVMNTGLITNLPKEACVEVPCLVNRNGVTPTFVGDLPPQCAALNRTNINTQLLTIEAAITGKKEHIYHAAMLDPHTSAELSMDDIVSLCDDLIAAHGTWLPAYV; encoded by the coding sequence ATGAGCAAGATTACATTTCTGGGTGCAGGCAGTACGGTATTTGCTAAAAATGTACTTGGCGATTGTATGTTGACGCCTGCTTTGCAGGGCTTTGAACTGGCATTGTTCGATATTGATCCCGTTAGGCTGAAGGATTCGGAGAATATTTTATCCAATTTGAAAAAAACAACGGGGAGTACCTGTGTGATCCGCTCTTACACTGATCGCAAGGAAGCACTGCGTGGAGCAGCCTATGTAGTAAATGCCATTCAGGTGGGCGGCTATGATCCGTGTACGATTACGGATTTTGAGATCCCCAAAAAATACGGTCTGCGCCAAACGATTGCCGATACGGTCGGCATTGGCGGCATTTTCCGCAATTTAAGAACGATCCCAGTGATGCTCGATTTTGCGGCAGACGTGCGCGAAGTATGCCCGGAAGCACTGTTCCTCAACTATACAAATCCGATGGCTGTGTTGACGAATGTAATGAACGTACACGGCGGTGTCCGGACAGTAGGGCTGTGTCATAGCGTACAGGCGTGTATACCGGAGTTGTTCAAAAGTCTTGGACTGGAGCAGGCAGGGGTAAAGGCGAAAATTGCAGGTATCAATCATATGGCATGGCTGCTCGAAGTGAGCAAGGACGGGGTGGATTTGTATCCTGAGATTAAAAAGCGGGCTGCCGCCAAGCAGCAGGAAAAGCATCATGATATGGTGCGCTTTGAAATGATGCTGAAATTCGGCTATTACATTACGGAATCGTCCGAGCATAACGCAGAGTATCATCCGTATTTTATCAAACGGACATATCCAGAGCTGATTGAACGGTTCAATATTCCTTTGGATGAATATCCGCGCCGCTGCGTGAGCCAGATTGAACGCTGGGAGACGATGCGTGAAGAACTTTTGGGCAATCAGGATCTGCGCCATGAACGGTCGAACGAATATGCTTCTTATATATTTGAGGCAATTGAAACCAATCAGCCTTTTGCCATTGGCGGTAATGTGATGAATACAGGTTTGATTACCAACTTGCCGAAGGAAGCCTGTGTGGAGGTGCCCTGCCTGGTGAATCGTAATGGGGTTACGCCGACCTTTGTCGGTGACTTGCCGCCCCAATGTGCTGCACTGAACCGAACGAATATCAACACCCAACTATTAACAATTGAAGCTGCGATTACGGGGAAAAAAGAACATATTTATCACGCCGCCATGCTGGACCCGCACACCTCGGCTGAATTATCCATGGATGATATCGTTTCTCTGTGCGACGACCTGATTGCAGCGCACGGGACGTGGCTTCCAGCTTATGTGTAA
- a CDS encoding DUF5704 domain-containing protein, producing MMTKRVWGLLLVGVLLFLQLPPFSFGTNNAAADTEITPLSYFQDKNDRYFVGMMYFDMWRNTAKEWVTQKKQPNMNMQGEATFTYKFKFPGRRIKNVEASLYNPEKNQRNSDYIQYFNKSRQDEYQDYIYPMSIGTEAKDIQPFQKQGIGTDTTVIPITVNMRLNADKPKNIKEESCPTCAKEVEAWRIYQPILFKIELESALIVKHFTTDGKSLNNVFTLIEDELKPNQPYDFTPPTNPKYEYVGYKKSTTGKPPSGDILPGIVPGFTYDGSFEQFTAYLYYKEAQGCPKPGESQEGAPSDCQDHEQPTKGVVCSRPVPGLRLETAELDPVVSAVIKADQRGRERFDVSKGIPTSESLYGHVQAKRYLFQHKFVNMTGQCTYTVNVKREYRLTWRPKKKSRRNETVKRTYTYQIVRPYSYWKIDNLEVYGIKEATLRNYALPNEAITLRPQSYTPPSYIAATQGNFYPPPAPGTVDGGSRSKNGGSSKPSVPDDRSVLKSKAEEAVKEIEVENDTLTFENKIIMNPERVKVNGPKPGVIPSSGAIGADVLYSPNHVIDKHKINKPNTPSSGNITYAILKGNINGGADKTLPIQGINTVTVHTPVVNLSKVSDDAAHNQKTQPTKGRSALILERPFRVTISTAGPHLNIPGYGDREYAKYVRTKQVRFPFDVYDQGKTHFYPRGTWIDIPVLQLDTDFYLPVWVDEGNYTVEFRTIAENASDGFTEQRHANTDLAHHVANDVVNIEVIGRMYDFHITDIADYHWERVFRQQKGSPMHSGLSYWTGLGNIDGLPRGNPEPFTLPVRPGSHPHEGYANVAVKTGYHFKFDLKTKGNMFSAQDGIRITPSFYWVSKDGRQREAVDLYTHAGSRKFIRIGSAEDREKRYVILNERLRNVPMEEMQDTAAYQYQHGLSEAERSQLTLERYVALYVQRITRSKTWVGRYDWLVLPAAARTLIGPKTDLPNGVDADRANAAIQRWYGEYSLPADVYAVTKGTDLHEVSHRQELNEHTDIFKKTGFIVVHFNLESLRQGDTKHPHLQYINGPLLNQWQLEGYRREIKDPHGHTFHLQDGDVVFYHADQSSRDDFRSFVPH from the coding sequence ATGATGACTAAACGAGTTTGGGGCTTATTGCTGGTGGGAGTACTGCTATTCTTGCAGCTTCCGCCTTTTTCTTTTGGTACCAACAATGCAGCAGCCGATACAGAGATAACACCACTTTCATACTTTCAAGATAAGAATGACCGGTATTTTGTTGGAATGATGTATTTTGATATGTGGAGAAACACAGCAAAAGAGTGGGTTACACAGAAGAAGCAGCCCAATATGAATATGCAAGGGGAAGCTACATTCACATATAAATTTAAATTTCCAGGCCGTAGAATCAAAAATGTTGAAGCCTCATTGTATAATCCTGAAAAAAATCAAAGAAATTCAGATTACATTCAATATTTTAATAAATCTCGACAAGATGAATATCAGGATTATATATATCCTATGAGCATTGGAACAGAGGCAAAAGACATTCAGCCTTTCCAAAAACAAGGGATTGGTACGGATACCACTGTGATACCAATTACAGTTAATATGAGATTGAATGCTGATAAACCTAAAAATATAAAAGAAGAGAGCTGTCCTACCTGTGCCAAAGAAGTAGAAGCTTGGCGCATCTACCAGCCCATTCTATTCAAAATCGAACTAGAGAGCGCACTCATCGTCAAGCATTTTACCACTGATGGAAAGTCACTTAACAACGTATTTACACTAATAGAAGATGAACTTAAACCTAATCAACCGTATGATTTCACCCCGCCAACCAATCCGAAATATGAGTATGTGGGTTACAAGAAAAGCACGACAGGTAAACCGCCAAGCGGAGATATTTTGCCGGGAATTGTACCCGGGTTTACCTATGACGGTTCTTTTGAGCAGTTTACCGCTTATTTGTATTACAAAGAAGCTCAGGGCTGTCCTAAGCCTGGAGAAAGCCAAGAGGGAGCGCCCTCAGATTGCCAAGATCATGAACAGCCAACGAAAGGTGTTGTCTGCTCCCGTCCCGTTCCAGGCCTGCGCTTGGAAACTGCCGAACTGGACCCAGTAGTATCTGCCGTGATCAAAGCGGACCAGCGTGGTCGGGAACGATTTGACGTATCCAAAGGTATTCCTACCTCTGAAAGCCTGTACGGTCATGTACAAGCCAAGAGATACCTTTTTCAACATAAGTTTGTGAACATGACGGGTCAGTGTACATATACGGTGAACGTAAAACGGGAATATCGGTTGACCTGGCGGCCTAAGAAAAAGTCTCGGCGGAATGAGACTGTGAAGCGAACTTATACTTACCAAATCGTCCGTCCGTACTCCTATTGGAAGATAGACAATTTGGAGGTATATGGCATCAAGGAGGCTACACTCCGAAACTATGCGTTACCCAATGAAGCAATCACCCTGCGTCCGCAATCCTATACTCCCCCTTCTTATATTGCGGCGACCCAGGGTAACTTTTATCCGCCCCCTGCACCAGGCACAGTGGACGGAGGTAGTCGCAGCAAAAATGGCGGCAGCAGCAAGCCCAGTGTGCCTGATGATCGCAGTGTACTGAAATCTAAGGCAGAGGAGGCAGTTAAGGAAATCGAAGTGGAGAACGATACTTTGACCTTTGAAAACAAGATCATTATGAATCCAGAGCGCGTCAAGGTAAATGGCCCTAAACCAGGTGTGATTCCCTCTTCCGGAGCGATTGGGGCCGATGTGCTGTACAGTCCGAATCATGTGATTGATAAGCATAAGATCAATAAGCCCAACACGCCCAGCAGTGGTAACATCACTTATGCTATTCTCAAAGGAAATATCAATGGAGGTGCGGATAAAACGTTGCCGATACAGGGAATCAATACGGTGACTGTCCACACTCCCGTAGTGAATCTGTCTAAAGTGTCGGATGATGCTGCTCATAATCAGAAAACCCAACCTACGAAGGGGCGATCCGCACTTATTTTGGAGCGTCCTTTCCGAGTGACGATTTCGACAGCAGGTCCGCATTTGAATATTCCCGGCTATGGTGATCGGGAGTATGCCAAATATGTACGAACCAAGCAGGTGCGCTTTCCGTTCGATGTGTACGACCAAGGAAAGACGCATTTTTATCCGCGAGGTACCTGGATCGACATTCCGGTGCTGCAACTGGACACAGACTTTTATTTGCCTGTATGGGTCGATGAAGGCAATTATACAGTCGAGTTCCGCACCATTGCCGAAAATGCATCGGATGGATTCACCGAGCAGCGCCATGCCAACACGGATCTCGCCCATCATGTTGCTAATGATGTGGTGAATATTGAGGTCATCGGACGGATGTATGATTTTCATATCACGGATATTGCAGATTACCATTGGGAGCGTGTATTTCGGCAGCAAAAAGGCAGCCCAATGCATAGCGGTCTGTCCTATTGGACAGGGCTTGGCAATATTGACGGGTTGCCTAGAGGGAACCCGGAGCCCTTCACATTGCCCGTTCGCCCAGGCAGTCACCCACATGAAGGTTATGCAAATGTGGCAGTCAAGACAGGCTATCATTTCAAGTTTGACCTCAAAACCAAAGGCAATATGTTCAGCGCACAGGATGGAATTCGTATTACCCCTTCATTTTATTGGGTGAGCAAAGATGGGCGACAGCGGGAAGCGGTAGATCTGTATACACATGCAGGTAGCCGAAAATTTATCCGTATAGGATCGGCCGAGGACCGGGAGAAACGATATGTTATTTTGAACGAACGGTTACGCAATGTCCCTATGGAGGAAATGCAGGATACAGCAGCCTACCAATATCAACATGGACTGAGTGAAGCAGAGCGAAGTCAGTTAACGCTGGAACGTTATGTGGCGCTGTATGTCCAGCGTATAACACGCAGCAAGACCTGGGTTGGACGCTACGACTGGCTAGTGCTGCCTGCTGCTGCGCGTACCTTGATCGGTCCAAAGACGGACCTGCCGAATGGGGTTGATGCCGATCGTGCGAATGCGGCGATTCAGCGCTGGTATGGCGAGTATAGTCTGCCTGCTGATGTGTACGCCGTTACCAAAGGGACGGATTTGCACGAGGTCAGTCACCGTCAGGAGCTAAACGAGCATACAGATATATTCAAGAAGACAGGCTTTATAGTGGTTCACTTTAATTTGGAATCACTCCGTCAGGGGGACACCAAGCATCCACATTTGCAATATATCAATGGCCCGCTTTTGAACCAATGGCAACTGGAGGGATATCGTAGAGAGATAAAGGACCCGCACGGACACACCTTTCATTTACAGGATGGAGATGTCGTGTTTTATCATGCGGACCAGTCCAGTCGAGACGATTTTCGTTCATTTGTCCCTCACTAA
- a CDS encoding DUF5695 domain-containing protein, producing MKFKGILAAFLFLTTASVLFGAHTAEAHELSNDKLTIQTGEHGEISSIRIKGDAFPTEYVMNASVTPEQNTADHQWLGELMFTYRLDEGSWTKAWTNKSADARKITTSGNRVTVTYENSNNAEGIRNFKVIETYSAESNGSVLWNIQVQNTSGKKLEIGDFGLPLPFNEQWTYGDAIYETRVVTHSFVGNNSSYITAGRPSGIGSSLLLIPDSTTGAGFEYQDHWRDEEHPGSKWAWNPANEGKWLEGLNVFYIHSNVIKSTNRGYLPNTSLILNPGQSKNYGFKFLAVKDEHDVKDTLYQENLVDTTVVPGMIVPTNQKAKVDLRTKQTINKVTYPDGTVIPQTDSKAGGHHIYELKFTKLGPNFITVEYGNGSKTVLQFYAIEPIDQALQRHATFMVDKTQWNVPGDLRDKVFDDWMMHTKSKRNIFNGYWGWGDDWGLTHGQFLAEKNTLSPVAKEVRAVDDYLETAIWTNLMNGHHEDYLIHDFLMPEPNDTPTYRGYAYPHVYNTYFSMYKIAKEYPDLVTYKHPKETYLLRAYNIFKALYEGPVAYNWETGLMGELTTPDIIQALHDEGYDDEANDLKEKMDRKYNNFKNTKYPYGSEYSYDNTGEEAVYTLAKQNIDTEGEQSKALEMMGKINAKTRASRGHMPVWYYYTDPVTITGENWFNFQYTTSLAGYAMDDWIRHHEDNHREEQQRLSYAAKIANVGAINSGQISSDPENIGAVAWTYQAEKGNNGTNGTGGGKNVPLFNGWRGMSGEADLGLFGALKTLSADIAVDPIFGLTGYGAEVSKSGNVYTIKPLDGLFKRVNLITEKLYIELEKDQYTEAKLATSKDNVWLQLKNQTPGQAHSTYVTFDGLKKGTYLVKVGGQSQGKFNAYAPTNKLKLEIGTASSYTVELTPTTPDPNKAPVVDAGKDSKVKLPDQIILKGTTTDDGLPQGKVTSEWSLVEGPQNAKVTFSSKTSIRTKVDVSEPGTYIFKLTASDSQLSGEAKVTVIAEPAAPLPERLAVYKFDETSGALAVDSSDSGNDATVKGTVAWAAGKTGNAVSLNGKDSYVQLPAGIVSRAQQLTVSGWVKANSLSDYVRIFDFGSGTNEYMFLTPKAGNRMLFAITNQGNGQGQEQTIDAPVLPTGVWKHVAVTLSGSTGILYVDGKEVGRNTNLTLNPTSLGQTKNNFIGKSQYPDPYFNGLVDDFRIYSRALNANEVAGLASGTAQSLVATENITALKEVNVTTHVGEKPELPSVVEATYGEGSTKWVAVEWEDIDPAQYAAPGSFELKGKVEGTELKAIAKVTVIEAGAVASPAKSVSPETSTAPPTTTSPVTSVLPPRLISPAKSVGVS from the coding sequence ATGAAATTTAAGGGAATATTGGCGGCATTTTTGTTTTTAACCACAGCGTCTGTGTTGTTTGGGGCGCATACGGCAGAGGCCCATGAGCTATCCAATGACAAGCTGACAATCCAGACAGGAGAGCATGGGGAAATTTCATCTATTCGTATCAAAGGAGATGCTTTTCCGACTGAATATGTCATGAACGCATCGGTGACACCTGAGCAGAACACGGCAGATCATCAGTGGCTAGGGGAGCTGATGTTCACCTACCGACTGGATGAAGGTAGCTGGACGAAGGCGTGGACAAATAAGTCGGCAGACGCACGTAAGATTACGACCAGCGGCAACCGTGTTACGGTCACGTATGAGAACTCAAATAATGCAGAAGGCATACGCAATTTTAAAGTCATTGAAACCTATTCAGCGGAGTCGAATGGTTCAGTACTGTGGAATATACAGGTACAGAATACGAGTGGCAAAAAATTAGAGATTGGCGATTTTGGATTACCTTTACCTTTTAATGAGCAGTGGACCTATGGTGATGCGATTTACGAAACGAGAGTCGTGACGCATTCCTTCGTCGGCAATAACAGCTCCTATATTACAGCTGGGCGCCCCAGCGGCATTGGTTCTTCCCTGCTTTTGATTCCTGATTCCACCACAGGTGCTGGTTTTGAGTATCAGGATCACTGGCGGGACGAAGAGCATCCGGGCAGCAAGTGGGCTTGGAACCCGGCCAACGAAGGCAAATGGCTGGAGGGATTAAATGTATTTTATATTCATTCCAATGTGATCAAGTCCACCAACCGTGGATATTTACCCAACACAAGTCTGATCCTGAATCCCGGTCAAAGCAAAAACTATGGCTTCAAGTTTCTGGCGGTGAAGGACGAGCATGATGTAAAAGATACGTTGTATCAAGAAAACTTGGTGGATACTACGGTCGTACCAGGCATGATTGTGCCTACGAACCAAAAGGCGAAGGTGGATCTGCGTACCAAGCAAACGATCAACAAGGTGACCTATCCAGACGGAACCGTTATTCCGCAGACGGATAGCAAGGCCGGAGGACACCATATTTATGAACTGAAATTTACTAAGCTGGGCCCGAATTTCATTACGGTGGAATACGGCAATGGCAGCAAAACGGTTTTGCAATTCTATGCCATCGAGCCGATTGATCAGGCGCTACAACGGCACGCTACCTTTATGGTAGACAAAACCCAGTGGAACGTGCCAGGTGATTTGCGCGATAAGGTATTTGACGATTGGATGATGCATACCAAATCCAAACGCAATATTTTTAACGGCTATTGGGGCTGGGGGGACGATTGGGGTCTGACCCACGGACAGTTCCTGGCTGAGAAAAACACGCTTTCTCCAGTCGCCAAAGAGGTGCGGGCCGTAGACGATTATTTGGAGACGGCAATTTGGACGAATCTGATGAATGGACATCATGAGGACTATTTAATTCATGATTTCCTGATGCCGGAGCCAAATGATACACCGACCTACCGGGGATATGCATACCCGCATGTATACAACACGTATTTCAGTATGTATAAGATTGCCAAGGAATACCCGGATCTCGTCACTTACAAGCATCCGAAGGAAACCTATTTGCTGCGGGCCTATAACATTTTCAAAGCATTATATGAAGGACCCGTTGCGTACAACTGGGAAACAGGTTTGATGGGTGAGCTGACCACGCCGGATATTATTCAGGCCCTTCATGATGAGGGCTACGATGATGAAGCGAATGATCTCAAGGAAAAAATGGATCGCAAATATAACAATTTTAAAAATACAAAGTATCCTTACGGTTCTGAATATAGCTACGACAATACAGGCGAAGAGGCTGTATATACGTTAGCCAAGCAGAATATAGATACAGAGGGCGAGCAAAGTAAAGCCCTGGAAATGATGGGGAAAATTAATGCCAAAACTCGTGCGTCACGCGGTCATATGCCTGTATGGTACTACTATACCGATCCGGTGACGATTACCGGGGAGAACTGGTTTAACTTCCAGTACACGACTTCACTTGCGGGATATGCGATGGATGACTGGATTCGTCATCATGAGGACAATCATCGCGAGGAGCAACAACGGCTGTCCTATGCTGCCAAAATTGCCAATGTCGGAGCGATTAACTCCGGGCAAATCAGCTCGGACCCTGAGAACATCGGGGCGGTCGCATGGACGTATCAAGCGGAAAAAGGCAATAACGGAACAAACGGCACCGGCGGCGGTAAAAACGTCCCGCTCTTTAACGGCTGGCGCGGCATGAGCGGTGAGGCTGACCTCGGATTGTTCGGTGCACTTAAAACCTTAAGCGCGGATATCGCGGTTGATCCGATATTCGGATTGACGGGCTACGGTGCAGAGGTGAGCAAAAGCGGTAACGTGTATACGATCAAGCCGCTGGACGGTTTGTTCAAACGGGTCAATTTGATCACGGAAAAGCTGTATATCGAGCTGGAAAAGGATCAGTATACTGAAGCCAAGCTGGCAACATCCAAGGATAATGTATGGCTTCAATTGAAAAATCAAACGCCGGGCCAAGCTCATTCTACGTACGTTACATTTGATGGTTTAAAGAAAGGAACGTACCTGGTTAAAGTGGGGGGACAATCGCAAGGCAAGTTTAATGCGTATGCACCAACCAATAAGCTTAAATTGGAAATTGGTACAGCATCCTCCTATACGGTAGAGCTGACACCAACCACACCAGATCCCAACAAAGCACCTGTCGTTGATGCAGGCAAAGATTCCAAGGTGAAGCTGCCGGATCAGATTATTCTGAAAGGTACAACTACAGATGACGGGCTTCCGCAAGGAAAAGTGACAAGCGAGTGGAGTCTGGTTGAAGGACCACAGAACGCGAAGGTCACATTCAGCAGCAAGACATCAATACGTACGAAGGTGGATGTTTCCGAGCCAGGAACGTATATCTTCAAGCTGACAGCCAGCGATTCCCAGTTATCAGGAGAGGCTAAAGTAACTGTGATCGCTGAACCGGCGGCACCGTTACCTGAACGGCTTGCCGTTTACAAGTTTGACGAAACAAGCGGTGCTCTTGCTGTAGATTCATCAGATAGCGGCAATGATGCTACCGTTAAGGGGACCGTGGCATGGGCTGCGGGTAAAACAGGCAATGCTGTCAGCCTGAACGGCAAGGACAGCTATGTGCAGCTTCCGGCAGGAATTGTCAGTCGGGCACAGCAATTGACCGTATCCGGCTGGGTCAAAGCGAACAGCCTGAGCGATTATGTGCGGATTTTTGACTTTGGTTCCGGGACCAATGAATATATGTTCCTGACCCCTAAAGCCGGGAACCGGATGCTATTTGCCATTACGAATCAGGGTAACGGGCAAGGACAGGAACAGACGATTGATGCCCCTGTATTGCCGACAGGCGTATGGAAGCATGTTGCGGTCACGCTTTCGGGCTCCACAGGTATTTTGTACGTGGATGGGAAAGAAGTGGGACGCAATACCAATCTGACCTTGAATCCAACCAGTCTGGGACAGACGAAAAATAATTTTATCGGTAAGTCCCAGTACCCTGATCCATATTTCAATGGTCTGGTGGATGACTTCCGGATCTACAGCCGCGCATTGAATGCAAACGAGGTGGCAGGTCTGGCCTCTGGTACAGCACAGAGTCTGGTGGCAACTGAGAACATTACTGCATTAAAAGAGGTGAATGTAACCACTCATGTGGGTGAAAAACCTGAACTGCCAAGCGTAGTGGAAGCTACGTATGGGGAAGGCTCCACCAAATGGGTAGCTGTGGAATGGGAGGATATAGACCCTGCACAATATGCTGCTCCAGGTTCGTTTGAATTGAAGGGCAAAGTGGAAGGGACAGAGTTAAAGGCAATAGCCAAGGTAACCGTAATTGAGGCAGGGGCCGTGGCTTCACCGGCAAAATCAGTTAGCCCGGAGACTTCAACAGCTCCGCCAACTACGACATCCCCGGTAACATCTGTCTTGCCGCCTCGGCTTATCAGCCCAGCTAAATCAGTGGGGGTATCCTGA